The following is a genomic window from Saprospiraceae bacterium.
AATATAAGGTATCATTACTCCAATGATGAACAATCCCTACATGACCCGGTCTGTTATTCCTCGAGTTTCTTCCCTTAAAAACCACAATATCTCCGGGTTGGGCATTTTTTACATCTGTGACTCTTGTGCCGTCATGTACCTGCGAAACAGAACTCCTTGTCACATTTTTCCCTATTGTTGACATGAGATATTTGACAAAACCTGAACAATCAAAAATTGAATTGCTTACTTTTGATCGATACCGGTAACCTA
Proteins encoded in this region:
- a CDS encoding C40 family peptidase, which codes for MIKWILLVVVLISPASGFNQNGDVIISKREAIVRIAEGFLGYRYRSKVSNSIFDCSGFVKYLMSTIGKNVTRSSVSQVHDGTRVTDVKNAQPGDIVVFKGRNSRNNRPGHVGIVHHWSNDTLYFIHSSTSKGIRIDHIYDPYYANRFLQVRDVIDQ